Within the Channa argus isolate prfri chromosome 12, Channa argus male v1.0, whole genome shotgun sequence genome, the region GTGTCACTAATTACAGTAATGCACCACTGACAGAGATCTGCTGTGTGATCCTGTTGGGTTGCATAGTCTGTTTCATTTACTAATCTGTCATCAGACGTAAAGACACTTCTGCACCAATTTTGACTTTAAAGTTGGACCCtgagatttatttttctgttatacTGTCTGCTGGTGTAGGTCTGTATTCTTTACCCTTCTTCAAATTAATACtgcaacattttggaaaatatgccaatttccttttttaagaGCTATATGAGGAGATTGATACCACTCTCAAATCTGTGTGATTTTTAGCTGCATCCTACCTTAGCATAAGGACTAGAAACAGCTAAAAATACAACTACCAAAACCAAATTCACGTTGCATTTTATATGCaatgaattaattaatagaATCAATTTATTGTTATccaaattgttatttttttctaaattaaattttctgaatatttaattttatgttggatatttgtgctttttgatgcatattttaattttttttgtcctttcggtttatcccgtgagtttttacgccggatgcccttcctgacgcaaccctccccaatttctgctggGCTCGGaacggcactgcacagctggggatggaaatgggctgttaggggttcagtgtcttgcccacacTTGCccacacttcaacatatagctgggaccagggatcgaaccactgaccctgtggtccgtgtacaactgccttaccaactgagctctaTAAAcgcaattaaaattaaatgatttataTGTCAAAATACTGGCAAAATGCAGGGAACAAACTATTGATGATGACTATATGCCTGTTATTGATgaatcaaatatgaaaaaaaaaatatgttgttctTGTCcaatgctaagctaagctaatacACAGACATGGGAGTATTGTTTCAATCTCCTTATCAAACTTCCAGAgtatatttcccaaaatgtccaAGAACTCCTCCAAGACTCTGGGCACAAGCTTTAGTGGTGTTGGCTTTGATTAAACTGATTGGAATCTAGATCAATTGTACGGTTCATTAATATGAAAACAGGGCAACAAAGGTTTTTGCTACAAAATTCATGTGAAGCACTTGTATGGGAGAAAACCAAAGTGCAGCTGTTTACGGTTAGTGtgtttggtggggggggggggggaggggggtcgGACTGTAAGCAGCGTTGTATGATGAGCTGAGAGGGTTTAAAACCTCCAAGTGTGTTCTGGGAAAAGCTTTGAGAATCGAGACAAACGAGCAAAGAAGATGTCAAAGTTTGGTTCAGCTTCattcaaatgtacattttaactCTCGTGCCcaaacacacacgaacacacggTCTTTCAAATATGCCAGAAACcaacaataaatgaaatgccacacagtttaaaaaaatagcaaaaagttCTTTGTACACTTACACAACAACTCTTAACGTGTTCCCAGGTTCTGACAGACAACATTCACTCTCAAACATAACGTTGTAAGCATCAAGCTACAGTGAGtgcttttataaaaatgtatgatcACAGTAGTTCAAATAAAATGGctcatttttgaataaataaacagttgtGAAAAATGACCTTCACCTCAACCAACCAGCGGAGAACCTCCATGTTTAGATTCgttatgatttaaaacaaagtagACTGCATCAGCTGTTTCTGCTCCTAGCTCTGAAATAAATAACGGGGGTTTTACTAACACTTGTGGGTGAATAACCCACcgatgcacacacacgcacacacacacacacacacacacacacacacacaaacacacaccttatCGCATCACCTGCTGCACcacatcagtgactgtaaagttaAGCCAACAAGACAAACTTccttgtaaaaaaataaataaaaatacaaagaaaacaagcaaaaaacacacactcacacacacacaggaaaagaactcttaaatgttttgttgttcacAAACTCATGGtgcacagtaaaacacagactCCCCTTTTCATAATCATCAAAGTCCAAGAACATGATACATGACCAGCAGCTCCCTAAAAGCAACTTGCTtttctcacacacgcacacacacacacacacaaaacagttcTTGAGTTGAACAGGCTGGAGTGGTGCAGCCGGGGGCAGAGCGGGACAGCAAAACTACAAAACTATGAAGAGAGCACTCAATGTTCGGTTTTATCTCAAAGGGAAGAATGAGACGGGGATACTAAGAACAGAGACAGGTAAGGAAAAAAGAAGGGATCGTTCTCCCAGAATTCATTGTGGCTGGTTGTGGGAGGACagtacacagagaaagagacaaagggaGGTCACTAAAGAGAAGAgcagaaggaaagaaggaaggcGAGCAGCAATTTGATGTCTCTCATCATCTACTttacacaagttttttttttgttttcctccgGATAAGTGCCTTCACAACTTCTTGGGGCCCCATGCAGATGCTTGTTTCGGGGCCACACCTGTTCCAAATGTAGGGAAATCCTCTGCGCTGCTCATGTCGGGAGCCTGTGGACAACAGATACAGAGTTTTATACAGTGCTGACAGATGACATAGATACACAGCAAGACACTGATTGTACACAGTAATAAACATCCTACATATATCTTCTGTCTGCAGCTCCTTTTTCTCCTCGTCCTCACTGTTAACATTTTAcaggaaaacataaaatgaaaatacacaacagcaaaaacacaggTTATACCTTGTTCCCTGCTGCATTCCAGGGGGCGTCCCGGACCACAAAGCCCTTTGCTGGACCCCCACTGCTATCATCCAAGCCTCCtgctccccctccccctccataGCGAGATGGAGGCTTCATATATGCTGCCAAGGTCTCTGTCTCCGTCACACTGAGCAACTGAGAGAAGTGaaagaatgagaaaagaaaagtgctcTTACAACGGACTCTGCACACGGAACCTGTTTTATCACATCTCCTTTCTCTCTGTAAAGGAAAGTGTGTGAGACTACACCATTCTTTGGCTCAGCCAAGTCTCTGAACTCACATATTCCTCCTCCAAGTTGAGAAGGTGGTCGATGGCATTGTCGACCGTCTCAGGAAGACCCATCACTGTCACTTTGTCAGGCTCGTCAGAACCTGGCTGTGGGAAACGGATGTCCACCTGAACAAGAAGGAAGCAGGTTACAATGGAAATGAAAACTAAATctgacattttcttctttgtatttagaataaaattaaaGCTATGAGGCTCAGTTGAAacttgcacgcacacacacacactgagcatgAAAAACCCCCAATCAACATCTAACCTTGAACTCCTCCATCAGCTTGCGGATGGCTTTGCCCCGAGCACCAATGATGCGAGCGTGGGTCCTCGGGTCCAGATGAACGTCCTGGCTCACCATCTCCTGCCACTCCGCCACCAGCTGCTGGATGGCCTGACGTGCCTCGTCCACGTTACGTTCATACCCAGAGATCACGATCAGATCCTGGGAGTGGAGGCCAAGGGCAAATGTTAACACAGTTGATCATTTTGGTCTTTTtccaaattaatattaaactaaTCATATTCCACAATCACCAAGCATAAAGTAAAAACTCTTAAAAACTCATCAGCCAGACATACTGTTCCGctgaatgacatttttttattccaaaaaccAAGACTTTTGGCAATATGTCATCCAGTGGTGCtatgtgtctggctgatgtgtatTTAATAGTGACAGTGGATCAAGTAATTTCCGGCTGCAGGCTGAAAACTGACCAAACATGAGTAGAGTAAATTCGGTGTTTGCTATAGGATCGATGTGGTAATTGCAGACAGTACGAttgatttaaaaactgacagaaatgaTCCTTTAGGAAAGAAAGTAAGGATTTGTATATGGAACCAGGGGGGAATGAGAAGTATGCATTACAGTTCCAAATTAAGATAGATACACCTGCTGCTCGTCTCCTTTGTCTGGGAACTGGATGCTGACGTCGTGGTCTTTCCGGATCTGAGAGATGACCGCTCCCTTACGCCCGATGATCTTGGGATGAAACTTTGGATCTACAGACATGGTTATCTTGAAGCTGCGCAGAGCCTGGGAGGAGACAGGGCAGcagagaaatttaaaaaaaagctattctacaatgtttaaaatatctCCCCATCATGTTCCATATGATCATCGGATGTTTgtgtttcaaacaaacacaacagtgtaagtgtgtgtaccCTGTCCTCCTGCTCAGCCTGCAGCTCTTTGACCCTCTCCAGCAGACCCTGTTTGGCTCGCTCCACGTTTGCCGCCTGCCCCGTCATCTTGATCACATCCAGCTGCTTTTCGGGCTGCGGCACCCAGATATTTACCTGCACATGAAATCCCTTTATTTACACTCAAACATCTTAAAGTCAAGCCTTTGTAAAACATAGCTCATTTCATGACATCACTGATTCAGGCCATTTGACCTGCAGTATGAAAAGTCTCACAGCCTGAAGATGGCACCAGAGAACCACGGTGTCACCTCACCTCATACTCCTCCATCATCTTCCTGATTCCAATGCCTTTTTGGCCAATGATGTAGCGATGCAGCTCATAAGACACCTCCATATCCTCGGTTATGGGCACCAATGCCTGAATGAGCCAGTGACAAGATTGTTactgagaaaaagacaaacaaacagcatcatgactCAAACTGAAGCATGAAATGTGCATACCAAAAGGGCGGCTTTTGCCAGTTCACACTTCTCTGCTCGTCCAGAGATGGTAATGATGTCACACTTGCGGGGGACGAATTCAGTCTCTGGACTGATGTCACCGTTTTCTTGAGGAGGCCCATCCTGACCTATCAAAATAGTAAAGATAAGGGATGAAAAACCCTTTTTCCAATTTCACAATGTAACTTCAGGTAATTTAGGAGATTTAGATttggcaacaaaaaaaaaataaaaaataactccaCACTGGATTCCTATTACCCTAATCTGTCGGAACTGAAACAGGAACATTGATTTGTTCGTAATGTCTAATAAAATTTTACTCTTAttcaaaaattactttttacaaaTGTTCAGTCAGAATTTCTGTACCTACACTTTTATGATATTATCAACGTTACTATTACAGCAGCACTTCATTTGTTTGTCGTGCTCCTGACCTGCAGCGCTGTCGTCTCTCTCGGGGAACTTTATTTGGACCTCGTGCTCCCTGGTGACGTGCTGAATGCGGCAGCCTTTAGGGCCCATGACGGCACGGTGGTAACGCTGAGGGATGGCTACCTCCACGCTCACCTGGGACTCCTGCTCGAGAgacaggaggaagagagaaggtGGCTGGGTTACGGCAGGGCAGAcggcaaacacacagaaaggcacTTCTATGTCTTCTGCACGTTAAATTGCAGAGAATTGCCTGGCGTCTCATACTGGTTACTAAAGAGGCTGAAAAGCGATGCTTTGACTCCCAAAAAACTTCTAGAGTTGTAGTAGAGTTCATTAAATGCCCCTTCCCCCCCAATTcaagcaaatatttaaaacacagctACTTTTGGCAGCATTTCAGTGAGTTTTTACACTAATTTGATTTTACTGCTTTAATTTTGCTTTGACCTGAACACAGATATTGATCTATGCAGGTGTCTGCCAAAGATCTTTTCTCTTTATGAgcaaaatcaatttaaaaccaaaaaattcgacaaatacatttttaatgacacaAATGTCTCCAAAATGGCTTTTTAATTTGTGGAACATCTCTGACCAGGTCCTCAATGATCTCCTGGATGCGTTTCTTCGCAGCCTCTATGCAGTCCTTGGCCCCCTTCAGAGTGACCCTCTGACTGTTGGCTCCAGTACGAGGGAAGCTCACGGCCACGCCACCGTACTCCTCAGCCAGCTCCCGCAGCACCTGGCCTCTCCGACACACAAAGTGGCGATGGTGGCGAATGTCCACAACCATGCTGTCCTCCACCACATCATCCTGGAGAAGGAGTGAACAGTAAAGTAGCATAGGTAAAAGATAgagcatttattttgtctgttcaacctttttttattcattcttttcaggatgaagcaaaacaaagcacaagcTGTGAAGTTACCAGATTCTTGACGAGACTTTCCAGCTCCTTCTGAGCCTGACGAACGGCTTCCTCCTTCCCTACGATGGTGATCAGTTCCTGCTCTGTGTCATCTGGTGACGGGAAGATGATTCGAGCCCCCGTCCTGTCCCGCACACGCCGGATATTTGCCCCGCCACGGCCAATCAGAAATTTATGGTACTCTGGTTTAGCCTGTAGCTCAGCTGTGAAGTTGTTGACTTGCTAAAAATAGCCGggaggagggaaggaaggaCAGAGGACAGGAAAGGGATGTAAGTATTTGCCCTCTGCTTCCCTTCTCTTTATAGTAACTCATTTTACAACCCAGCTTGTGTTCATTCACTCTTTGTAACCAACTTGCCCACTCCCCCTCTACCCAACAGACCTTCTCCTCAGCcaactgcagcagctgtttcttCGCTTTCTCCACCTCACCAAGAGGCCCTCTGATGGTGACTTTGTCCGAGCCAGAGCCCTCAGAGGGAAAGTGGATATGGACTCCGCCACAGTCTTCCATTATGGATCGTACGAGGCAGCCTTTTGAGCCGATCAGAGAGTTGTGCAGCTTGGCTGGGATGGTGACCTCGATCTCCTTAATGTTGGCCTGGAGGGAGGGACAGAGACAAACCGAGTTTATAATGCAGTTAACACTCAAGAAAATACTGTTCTGGCAAAGTGGAAGGTCCGTATGAACAGGAGACATTACCACATCATGTTCATATgggcactattcattgttttaatgaGTAAATAAGTATTTGGTACTTCTCTGTAAACCTGTGAGCTGCATCAAATGGCAAAAACTATTAGTGATGTCATACCAGTTCTCTCTGAATGGCGAGGATTCGTTCTCTGGCCACCTCACAGTTGATCTTCTTGCCTGTGATGACGATCATCTCTGAATTGCTGTTTTCCGTTGGCAGGTCGATTTTAGTGTTGGTCTCCTCGCGAATCTGTTGACATAAGACATAtctgttattttctattttaaccaTAATATATGTTACGTTATGTCTTAAATCTGTGTTTTAGCTGCTTTTAACTGTAGTTTGTTTCATGAGTCAGCGTTTTCAAATTTTCCAACAAAACTTAAAAGTCTCACCTTTTTGATGTTGGTGCCACCTTTTCcaattatgtttttgtgaaacTGCTTGAAGATGGGAACGGACAATGAGAAGCTGTTCTCAATctagaaaagagaagaagctgctgtgAAATCAAGAgtagacagacacagacaggcaacCGAGCAAAACCAGAGATTGGTGGATCATACCAGGTCAGCTATGATTTTCTGGAGGAACTTGGCACATTTCTCCACCTCATTCATTGGCCCTCGCAGCTGGACAATGTCACTCTTCTGTGACGGGTCGGGGAAATTTATTATAACCTAGAGGCCAATCAGATAACATTTAGCAAATTACATGCCAGTGATTAAAACAAATTGGTCTAAGTGTAGTTAAACCGGGGAAGAACAATTTACCTCAGGGAACTTGTCCCGGACTTCTTTTATCTTTTCTCCCTTCTGGCCAATGATTGTCCGATGGAACTTCTGCTCCACAATCAGATCTTTGGTTCGCTCATTTTCCTGGAAACGAGAGAAAAGTGTAAACCATTAGCAATAAAAGGCTtcctgtacatttttaaactattaatcCATCATTCTCACCATTCTCTGGACCATCTCAATGAGCTCTCTGCGTGCCAGCTGGACTCCTTTAGGGTCTCCCTCAATCCGGACAAGACCACTTCGCTCTGAGTCCTGTGGGATACGTACAGACACTTTGTACTGCTCCTTGATCCGGTTGACTGTAGGAAGAGAGGAGACATCAGCAAGGGAAAgacagtgtgaaaacagtgaagcaATTAAGAAGGGCGttcatttttaaagatgtgtcaGTTTGTTACTAGAATATTTAAAGAACCAAACAACAACATCATGTTGGCTTAAAAGGTGCCTGTATACTTTATGGTGGTTTGTCTTTCATGCACCAAACAGCATGTGAATTTAGTCAGTTTTCaaggtggaaaaaaatatataaaaacagttcAGAGAAACCAACCAAACCACTGAATCATCCTAATCCATTTTCTGCTTTACCTTGTGAATGCTGGTTGCTACCTTTGTAATTGAGGCAAGGCCATATTTTACAGCTACCTTTTGAAGCATAAAGATTTTACGGACGCATCTGACTGAGCAGAGTTTTAAGGTCATTGCAACAGATGTAACATActataaacacactgtaaaatatgtcATAGTGCTACAAGTTTTCTTTAGGTTTACATATGTGACAATCTACTCACTGTTGGCTCCATTCTTCCCAATGAGATGTCTGTGAAAACGCTGGTCTATGATAATTTCAGTGTAGTCCATCCTCACCAGCtggacacaaaaaagaaacaaacttaaaactGCATATGTTTTACTTCACTGTGTTGTTCTCCGTTTTTGGCTGCTGATGTTTGTACAGACTTTGATAGGAAAGTTTCTCTGAGCTCACCTTAAAATTTCAAGAGAGACACGTGTGAGCATGGTGTATCCCATCATAAATACTATAGAAGCTAATCCCAGTGTGATGAGCAAGTTAAAGAAGTGCGATGTGCAGGCTGCACATACAATAACAATGAGTGTCATGGTTAAGTAGAAAACATCTTGTAGTGATaagttaaactaaaaataatcaatattaGAAACAGAGCTTATCAGCAAGAGGAGAAATGGTGGAGATTTGTTTCCTCTGGGAAATTAATTTGTGTGTCCTGACCAGGTCCTTGATGATCTCCTGTATCTGGGCCTGAGCCTGCTCCACCTCTTCGGTTGGCCCCTCTAAACTGATGCGCTCCTCACCATCCGTAAACTCAATGTgaacctgcacacacacataaaaaatgaACTGGTTAGAGAGCCTCATCCCCTGCTCGACTCTGGTGAGTGTCACAGTTAATTAAACAGGTGTGAATCCATAATACCAACTTAAAGTATCCTCTACCTTGCTGCTCTCACTCATCAgtctttcctcctccttcaaATGCTCTGTTCATTATTTTCTGCAACACTGTTCACATTCTATTCATGtggaaaatgtaacaaaaactaagtgcaatgatttgcaaatctcattaacctgTATTATATTCACAGTAGAACCATTGGGTTCACAGGgcaatgtttattattgtgtagcatccccccTTATTAAACAACCGTAACAACATAACAAAGTATGCTGCCctcttttcagcattgatgagGCCTTTctagatgtgtaagctgcccacaccataggcactaatgcacccacataccatcagagatgcaggtttatgacctgtctgctgataacaagctggatggtccctctcctctttagtccacagaacaGGGCGTCCATGGGTTCCAAAAGCAACTTTCACATTTTGATTCgtttgaccacagaacagttttccatttttcctcagactattttaaatgagctttagcCCAAAGAACAGGgcggcgtttctggatcgtgttcacatatggcttcttcgtTGCATGATCCAACATTAACATTAGTgtattgcacagtgaactgtgttcacagacagtgacttctggaaatgttcctgagcccatgcagtggtGTCAAGTAAAAAATGATGCCTGATttcaatgcagtgctgcctgagggccaaAAGATCTGGCGCATCTAGTTTTGACTTTTGTCCGTTGAGCACAGATattctcctgattctctgaatcttctgatattatatactgtctagatggtgggatcttcaaaaatgtgaaatgtttaaaatgaaaaaaaatacagtttggtgagatttgcaaattattgcattctgcttttaatttacgttttacacatccttCCAAGTTTTATGGAATTAGGGTTATAGATAGAAGATGCCACACAGTGCCACTGAAACACATGGTATCCTTCCTACTTTATCACTTTGCAGGAGCATTATGTgggatttatgttttttctctggCTTTTAACTCACATTATTTCTCTTTAACTCACATCATCACTTTCATTACCacttcatctctttctctctacctACCCGTGGAAGCTGCTGTGTGATGCGTCCGATGTTCTGTCCTTTCTTGCCGATGATAAAACGATGCAGCCAGGCTGGAGCCGTCACCTCCACTACCATCACACTCTTAGCCTGCAGAGACAAAAGATTTCAGAGTTAAAACCTGCTTTACATTAACAAAACCTCACAAATCTCTAAAGCTGCACAACTAAATGGTTctatattaaaaactaaacaaattattacaattaattGAGACCAATCCTCAAAAAATGATGTCAGAGCTCTAGACCCCCTCAGCTATACAGAGAGATTCAGCATCTTCTAGTTCAATGGTTTGGTTTTCTGACACACCACTGTTTTTAGCACTGAAAATACACTGCACTGTCAATAGACAACTGTTTTCTAACACTCTAACAGCTTTATAGGGCTGGCAATACACTTGCTTTTAAATATGTGCATGTATCATGGCAACCTCACATAATCTTAATTAATTTGCAGCACTTTATGTGCACTTTGTCCAAACTTAACGCTACACAAAAAGCAATCTAATACATGACCATATAGTCTCAGCAGCAGCACTTTTATATGTGGTAGTGAAGGATCAGGAGACATCTTTGAATCACAATACTTGCAAACAGTGGCAAAAGAGGAACTAATCAACAATGCTGGACACTCTTTTGCTtacattgtgaaaaaaaaggaaaaatagtacacttttctcattctctctcctctcaccttgGCGTAGACCTGTGTGAGTGCTGGTCCCAGCTTGTCGGGCTCCCCTCGGAGAATGATGGTCTCTGAGCTGGAGTCCAGAGGAGGCATCTCGACAGACACCCCCGTGGCCTCCAGGATCTCCTGCAGCGTGTTGCCCTTTGGGCCTATGATGTACTTATGCTGAGACTTCTTCACCTCTACAGAGATGGTGGTGGTCTTCCTCTTCTGTGAGgtgaacaggaaaaaaattacaagttATGAGCAGGATGGAGAAAGTCGCCTGTATTCACAAAAAGGGCAGAAGAAAATGGAGAGTGGGAAATGAATGGGAGACCAAAAGGAGACAGGGAGAGGAATGAAAGACAGGAAACAGTaaagacagagcagacagaagCTGACATGACTAGAGACATAAGgaggacagacaggcagacacagGAGCACATTTGggggaaagagaaaataagaaagagaaagaagaaaaactgagtTGATTGAAAGCAACTAGTCAACGgaagagaaaatatatttgtttttgcctctCCTGCACATGCCCTCAATGACATTAGCATTCTCATCCTGTTGTTCTCTGGTGCAATCCAATTTTCTCTTCACATTATCTCTCGCTTGTCTATCACCAGCCCTCATCtggtgcacacaaacaaacgcaCACATCCTCTCCCCATTTCATTCATCCCTATTAATAGTCATGAGCCCGTTCTCTGCTTTAGAGAACACAGCAGGGTAAAACAAGTGGTTAAAATGAGGCTGAgttacaaacaaagaaaaacataatcaaaaagtaaaattatttggaaattaACATTATAATAAGAAATAGAACTGCAGTTTTGAGAATTCATTTATTATCTATACGCATCatagtttattacagtttaagGTAATACAGACTAGACcataaaaataacattcaataacatattttttatgtctGCCACGCCCTAAATCAACAAGtacacatgttaaagtgtccttgagcaagacactgaaccccaagttgcttctgtgtgttttcctcccTTGTAAGTTGCTTTCGATAAAAAGTGTTCAATCAGAAGCTGTG harbors:
- the hdlbpb gene encoding vigilin — translated: MSSVAVLTPESFAEHRSGLKDQEITGCVPEDEAYIPTYLEAFPPLPEKGVPVEKAGEPASAWGSKIRPIKASVITQVFHVPLEERRYKDNSQFGEGEEAKVCLDIMQRTGAHIELSLAKDQGLSIMVTGKLDSVMKARKEIVARLQTQASATVAIPKEHHRFVIGKNGEKLQELELKTATKIAIPRPDDPSANIRITGTKEGIEKARHEILLISAEQDKRAVERLSLEKAFHPFITGAYNRLVQELSQETGARISIPPPSLPKDEIVITGEKEAVALALNRIRAIYEDKKRKTTTISVEVKKSQHKYIIGPKGNTLQEILEATGVSVEMPPLDSSSETIILRGEPDKLGPALTQVYAKAKSVMVVEVTAPAWLHRFIIGKKGQNIGRITQQLPRVHIEFTDGEERISLEGPTEEVEQAQAQIQEIIKDLLVRMDYTEIIIDQRFHRHLIGKNGANINRIKEQYKVSVRIPQDSERSGLVRIEGDPKGVQLARRELIEMVQRMENERTKDLIVEQKFHRTIIGQKGEKIKEVRDKFPEVIINFPDPSQKSDIVQLRGPMNEVEKCAKFLQKIIADLIENSFSLSVPIFKQFHKNIIGKGGTNIKKIREETNTKIDLPTENSNSEMIVITGKKINCEVARERILAIQRELANIKEIEVTIPAKLHNSLIGSKGCLVRSIMEDCGGVHIHFPSEGSGSDKVTIRGPLGEVEKAKKQLLQLAEEKQVNNFTAELQAKPEYHKFLIGRGGANIRRVRDRTGARIIFPSPDDTEQELITIVGKEEAVRQAQKELESLVKNLDDVVEDSMVVDIRHHRHFVCRRGQVLRELAEEYGGVAVSFPRTGANSQRVTLKGAKDCIEAAKKRIQEIIEDLESQVSVEVAIPQRYHRAVMGPKGCRIQHVTREHEVQIKFPERDDSAAGQDGPPQENGDISPETEFVPRKCDIITISGRAEKCELAKAALLALVPITEDMEVSYELHRYIIGQKGIGIRKMMEEYEVNIWVPQPEKQLDVIKMTGQAANVERAKQGLLERVKELQAEQEDRALRSFKITMSVDPKFHPKIIGRKGAVISQIRKDHDVSIQFPDKGDEQQDLIVISGYERNVDEARQAIQQLVAEWQEMVSQDVHLDPRTHARIIGARGKAIRKLMEEFKVDIRFPQPGSDEPDKVTVMGLPETVDNAIDHLLNLEEEYLLSVTETETLAAYMKPPSRYGGGGGAGGLDDSSGGPAKGFVVRDAPWNAAGNKAPDMSSAEDFPTFGTGVAPKQASAWGPKKL